The genomic DNA CTGGAAATCCAACAACCGGCTGTAAGACGGGCAGAAACAAGATCAAGAAGAGCGGTAGCCCCCCCATCACAATCAGAAAGAGCCCGTTGAGAACACCTAAACTCCATACAATTCTGGTCAGATAATCCCTCGTAGGCCGACCGGGACGTATACCTGGAATATAGTCCCCTGTTTTTCTTAACTCTCTCGCCTTATCTGTCGGATTGAGGTTCATAAAGGCAAAACTCAGTGTCAATACCAGTAAAATTACCATATAAACCAACAGTCCTTCAAGTGTCAAGAAGGAAAAAAAGCGTCCAAAAGAAAGAATGGATTCGGAGTGATTTGGAAGCAGGTAGGCCAGCAAGGCCAATAGGTAGTTTGGAAAGGTCAGAAGAGTCATAGCATACATGAAAGGCATACCGCCTGCAAGGTTCAATTTTACAGGCATGTAGGCTTCTTTTGCCAAACTGTTTTTTATAGAAATACGCTGGACAGCAATGCGGTATTCGGCCTTCTCCAAAACCACTGTGATGTAGATAGACATCAGACACCAAAGTCCAATTCCAAGCAGGTAAAAAAGATAGCCATCCGCTGCTAAATCCGCCATGAGTGGCAAGACACGAAACTGACCAACAAGAATGCTGACCAATACCAAAAGAGAGGGCCCAGCGAATCCATAGGCGGTATTCAGCCCAATCAGCCAAGCAATAACAAAGGCTCCGGCAACCAGAATCACAGCAACCATCCCTATCAGGGGTAGCTGTTGGGTTTTGTCTGTCGTTCCGTAATCAAGCGAAATAGCTACTCCCAAACCTTGAATCGCTGCAATGATCAGCATCAGACCGTTTTTTCGATATTCAGCTGACTGTGGAGAAATAGTTTTTCCTTTTTGACCAATGGAAAACAGGGTCATTAAAATACTGGCATACATCCACGGCGACAAGCCTAGGGAGAAAAGACCTATCTGCGATAAATCTCCTCCTGTCAAATGAGCTGCCCAAGACAGATTAGACTGGTGAGGGGTTAGGTAACTTTCCAATTTCAAAAACGGAAGTGGGATATACCTCCCCAATATAAAGATGGCCACAATGAAAACACTAGCCATGACACGCTGGATAATGGGGTGGGCGTAAAGTATTTTTTTCATCTTATCCTCATTCTTAGAAAATACTCGCTGCAATTAGTTTCTAACTACTCCAGTATAGGCTATGAACCGGCTTTTTGCAAGTAAAACTGAATGTTTTCTAAGATAGCTTTCATTCAAACTGGTTAGCTCTGCATTTTTCAAAAAAAATAGGATAACTGACCTATTTATGGTATAATTTAGGGTGATTTTACTTTGGAATGTGAGAAATAAAAAGCATGAAAATCAGTGTGATTGTGCCAGTTTACAACGTGGAAGACTACCTAAGAGAGTGCCTTAACAGCATCCTAAATCAGACCTATACCAATTTAGAAATTCTTCTTATCAACGATGGCTCCACTGACAGTTCTGGCAGCATTTGTGATGAGTACGCTGAAAAAGATTCGCGCATTCAGGTGATACACAAGGAGAACGAAGGACTCTCTGCTGCGAGAAATGTCGGTCTGGATAGAATGACTGGCGATTTACTAACCTTTGTAGATTCTGATGACGGCATTCATGAGGATTTCTTAAAAGATTGCCTCTATCATTTAGAAGCTCAAAAAGCTGATATGGTTATCGGCCACTTCTTCCAGTGGAGCGAGATTGACCAATCCTTCTACTACTACATTCCAAAAGATAGCTGGGGAACCATAGAAATCCTAGACTCCCAAGAAGCACTGAATAGACAGATAGACTGGCAAGGGCTCAACACCGCTCCCTTCGTCATCGCCTGCGGCAAAGTCTTCAAGAAAGAATTGTTTGATACCGTTCGTTTTCCAGTAGGTAAAGTCTATGAAGACGAGTACACTATTCACAAGCTATTACTGAAGGCGAATAGAATTGTCCTTGTCAACATCGATTATTATATGTATCGCAGGCATGGCAAAAGCATCATGACAGGGGATTATAGCCCTAGAAAGGATATGAATTTAATCGAAGCACTTGAAGAACGGCTCCTAGATTTTGTCTTAGCTGGGAGAGATACCGACTTGGTTAAACATAAGTTGACCGCCTTACTTTATCAAACCAAGCAGAAATTTGAAGAACATCATTGCCAGCATTTACCTGAGTATAAGCGTATTTTACAAAAAATTGAACTATCAAACCATGATTAAACCTATTCAAAAGACCATTCAGCTCGCTTTATCCGCCACCGCTAGTTATAGTGACTATCTCGGAGTTGTTCTTTTTTCTCTTATGGAACATTGCGACCCTTCTTACAATGTGCACGCTCATATACTGCACGACTCAAGGGAAGATTCAAGTCTCTTTACCTGCCAGCAATTGACAGCTATCTTTCCTCGGCTTTCTATTAGCTTCATCGGTATCGACAATAGCTTGGTCAGTCATTTCCAAACCATAGATTACATCAGCTCTCAGACCTATTACCGAGCCTTCATTCCAGAATTGATTTCAGAACAGATTGAAAAAATTATCTATCTAGATTGTGACCTTTTGATTAAAGGTGACATTGCTCCACTTTGGGAAATCGACCTAAAAGATAGGCCCATGGCTGCTGTTCCTGACAGCTGGATGAGCCAGTTTCAAGCAGATTATATCCAAGACCTCGGCTTGCAAGAAGATTCTTATGTCAACACTGGCGTACTTCTGCTGAACCTTGTGGCATTGCGAAAAATGAACTTCACGAAACAATTTCTTGATTTAGCCAATGAGATGCAAGACCATTTCCGCTACGGCGATCAGGACATCATCAATGTCTTACTGAAGAATTCCTTCCTGCCCCTGTCTGCTGCCTACAATGCCTACTTTCCGCAACTACTTGAAGAGCATATCATCGAACATTTTACTGGTTCGGAAAAACCTTGGCATCTTCTTTCTGCCTATCCAGACTACTTAATTAGTTTGATTCGTTATCATCAACTTTTAAATCTGGAAACCATCAGTCTAATTGTTCCTGTTTATAATGTTGAAGACTATCTTGTTGACTGTTTAGACAGTCTAGTTGGACAAACCTACACCAAACTTGATATTCTTCTCATCAATGACGGATCCACCGATAAATCGGGGAATATTTGTGATGAGTATGCCAAAAAAGATCCGCGTATCAAGGTCATTCATAAAGAAAATGCTGGCCTAGCAGATGCTCGAAATGTTGGTCTCGATGCCATCAGCAGTCCCTATGTCATCTTTTTAGATGCAGATGACCGTCTGGATAAAGATCATGTTTCTCATCTCTACCAGACCATGATTGCGACAGAAGCTGACATCACCATAGCCAAATGCGTGAGCTACCGGGAGGCTGATGGACAATGGCTTTTCTTTGATTATCATCTTGCAGAGAGTCAAACACATGAAATCCTGACACCTGAAAGCTGGCTTGAACGCGTCCATCATCACCATGTTTTTGGACTATCTACCGCTTGGGCAAAACTTTATAAGACAGCCCTTTTCAACCAGCCACAGCATCCTATTCGTTTCCCAAAAGGCAGACTGCATGAGGATGAATTTACCATCTATCGCGCCATACTGGCCAGTCGCAAAACAGTTCTTCTTAATGAAACACTCTATCTTTATCGAATTCACGAAGATGCTGTCATGCGCTCAACTCCATCCCTGAAACACTGGGAGGACCTCATAGCCAGTTATGAACAAAAATTGCTTGACTTTCATCTCCTGCAAATAGATGCTAGTTATCTTCAAGCCGACTACATTCAGACCCTCCATCATGTAAAAGAGCAGCTTGAAACCAGTCAATCGTTAGCTACCTCGCTCTATACACATATTCTGGAACGGCTTGCTGTTCTTGATAGTCAACCACTATAATTGACAGAGAAGGAAAATATACCTACCATGCAACCAGTCATTACCGTCAAGGATATTGATCAAAGCCTTGATTTTATCTTGAGAAACCGTTGCTCCGTCGCTCGTTTTGGAGATGGGGAAATGGACATTATCATGGGCCGCAGCATTCCTTACCAGGACTACGACCCCAAGCTTGCCCAGTTTCTTGAAACCATCATTGGCAAACAAAGCTCAGACAAACTACTTATCTGTTTGTCTGATGTTTTTGAGCGGACGGAGCGCTATACCCCTACCTGCCAAAACTTCTGGAAAGGACACTTGGCAGCATTTGGCACAGCTTATGCGCGCCTTTGCTGCGCACCTTGGTACGGCAGCACCTTTATTTCCAGACCCTATATGGATTTACAGGATAAGTCCGTATCAGCAGCCTACTTTAGCAAATTAAAGTCGATTTGGGCTGGAAGAGACATTCTTATCGTGGAAGGGCAAACCTCTCGTTCCGGGGTCGGAAATGACCTTTTTCAGGAGGCTAAATCGATACAGCGTATCATTTGCCCATCAAAGAATGCGTTTTCCCGTTATGAGGATATATTGAAAGCTGTTCAGAATCAGGGCAAAAACCGCCTGGTTCTGCTGATGCTTGGACCGACAGCCAAGGTTCTGGCCTATCAGCTCTCCGGCTTAGGCTATGAGGCTGTCGACATCGGCCATATCGATTCCGAATACGAATGGTTCCAGATGGGGGCCGACCATAAGGTTAAGCTCAGCCATAAGCATACGGCAGAGCATAACTTTGATGAAAATATCACTTTCACAGAGGATGCTGATTACCGCAGCCAGATTGTTCTGGACATCACAGCTGAGCCGCTGCCGCAGTCTGACACCGTCATTGATCTGGCTTTTTCAGTCAACAACCGCTACGCCCAGTATCTCGGGGCTACCATTCTCTCGCTTTTAAACCACCATTCTGAGCAGTTCCTCCGCATACATATTCTTTATAAGCAACTAGATGAGGTAATCATCCAAGATCTGAAACACCTAGAGGAAACGGCGGCTAATCTGGAACTGCATTTCCACCTCATAGAAGACCAGGCTTTCTCGGCCATTCCCATCCGTACGGAACAATTCCCTCTGGAATCCTTCTCCCGTTTCCTCCTGCCCCAGCTCCTGCCGCATATCAACAGAATCCTCTATCTGGATGTTGATATTTTGGTCAGGGGAAATTTGCTGGCCTTCTTCCAGCAGGATTTGCAGGGCTATCCGATCGGCGCCGTTGTTGAGAGCGACATCTACCAGTATTATCAGTGGTACTTAGACAGTCTGGGCTTTTCCGCTCAGGACCCCTATTTCAGCTCAGGCGTCCTTCTGATGGATTTAGAGGCCTTGCGCCAGGAAGGGGCCAGTCAGGCTCTCATTCAAGCAGGCCTTGAAAAAGCTGCCGATTATAAATTTCCAGACCAGGACATTCTCAACCTCTACTTTAAAAACCGCTTCAAACAATTGGAGGCAGCCTACAACTACACCGATGTCCGCAAGATGAATCGGGAACTGGCAGACCATCAGATCCTTATTGAACATTTCAACGGTGACATCAAACCCTGGCATGCCCTGTCAAAAATACCTGACTATCTGAAACCATCTGCCCAGCTCTACCACAGTTACCAGCAGAAATTTGCGGAAATGACTCAGAAGCCCCTGGTCAGCCTGATTGTGCTGATGACAGCCGACAGCCAGCAGCTGAAAACCTGTCTGGAAAGCATTGCAGAACAATCTTACCGCAGGCTGGATGTCCTTTTGGTTCAACATCAAAAGCAGGCTGATAAGCAAGCCCTCCTTGAAACCTACCTGACAGATCAGCGATTCAGCCTTCACAATTTAAACTGCCAGCCGGATGAACTTGCCAGCAAAAGTCTGGCGCTTGCAAAAGGTGACTATGTCAGCTTCGTCAAAGACAGCGACTGGCTGGACAGTCACTATGTCGCAAAACTGCTGGCCAGCAGCCAGCAAACAGACGCTGACATCAGCCTGACTTCCTTTACGGTCTACGATCAAAAGGAAGCCGTCTACCGCTTCTTTGAAGAAGAGTTTGCAGAAAGTCAACTCTTAAACGGACCAGATATG from Streptococcus oriscaviae includes the following:
- the secY2 gene encoding accessory Sec system protein translocase subunit SecY2, with the translated sequence MKKILYAHPIIQRVMASVFIVAIFILGRYIPLPFLKLESYLTPHQSNLSWAAHLTGGDLSQIGLFSLGLSPWMYASILMTLFSIGQKGKTISPQSAEYRKNGLMLIIAAIQGLGVAISLDYGTTDKTQQLPLIGMVAVILVAGAFVIAWLIGLNTAYGFAGPSLLVLVSILVGQFRVLPLMADLAADGYLFYLLGIGLWCLMSIYITVVLEKAEYRIAVQRISIKNSLAKEAYMPVKLNLAGGMPFMYAMTLLTFPNYLLALLAYLLPNHSESILSFGRFFSFLTLEGLLVYMVILLVLTLSFAFMNLNPTDKARELRKTGDYIPGIRPGRPTRDYLTRIVWSLGVLNGLFLIVMGGLPLFLILFLPVLQPVVGFPGVVLMTVGIVLSIILEVEMMRLKKRYTGLFQ
- a CDS encoding glycosyltransferase family 2 protein, whose product is MKISVIVPVYNVEDYLRECLNSILNQTYTNLEILLINDGSTDSSGSICDEYAEKDSRIQVIHKENEGLSAARNVGLDRMTGDLLTFVDSDDGIHEDFLKDCLYHLEAQKADMVIGHFFQWSEIDQSFYYYIPKDSWGTIEILDSQEALNRQIDWQGLNTAPFVIACGKVFKKELFDTVRFPVGKVYEDEYTIHKLLLKANRIVLVNIDYYMYRRHGKSIMTGDYSPRKDMNLIEALEERLLDFVLAGRDTDLVKHKLTALLYQTKQKFEEHHCQHLPEYKRILQKIELSNHD
- a CDS encoding glycosyltransferase — protein: MIKPIQKTIQLALSATASYSDYLGVVLFSLMEHCDPSYNVHAHILHDSREDSSLFTCQQLTAIFPRLSISFIGIDNSLVSHFQTIDYISSQTYYRAFIPELISEQIEKIIYLDCDLLIKGDIAPLWEIDLKDRPMAAVPDSWMSQFQADYIQDLGLQEDSYVNTGVLLLNLVALRKMNFTKQFLDLANEMQDHFRYGDQDIINVLLKNSFLPLSAAYNAYFPQLLEEHIIEHFTGSEKPWHLLSAYPDYLISLIRYHQLLNLETISLIVPVYNVEDYLVDCLDSLVGQTYTKLDILLINDGSTDKSGNICDEYAKKDPRIKVIHKENAGLADARNVGLDAISSPYVIFLDADDRLDKDHVSHLYQTMIATEADITIAKCVSYREADGQWLFFDYHLAESQTHEILTPESWLERVHHHHVFGLSTAWAKLYKTALFNQPQHPIRFPKGRLHEDEFTIYRAILASRKTVLLNETLYLYRIHEDAVMRSTPSLKHWEDLIASYEQKLLDFHLLQIDASYLQADYIQTLHHVKEQLETSQSLATSLYTHILERLAVLDSQPL
- a CDS encoding SP_1767 family glycosyltransferase — its product is MQPVITVKDIDQSLDFILRNRCSVARFGDGEMDIIMGRSIPYQDYDPKLAQFLETIIGKQSSDKLLICLSDVFERTERYTPTCQNFWKGHLAAFGTAYARLCCAPWYGSTFISRPYMDLQDKSVSAAYFSKLKSIWAGRDILIVEGQTSRSGVGNDLFQEAKSIQRIICPSKNAFSRYEDILKAVQNQGKNRLVLLMLGPTAKVLAYQLSGLGYEAVDIGHIDSEYEWFQMGADHKVKLSHKHTAEHNFDENITFTEDADYRSQIVLDITAEPLPQSDTVIDLAFSVNNRYAQYLGATILSLLNHHSEQFLRIHILYKQLDEVIIQDLKHLEETAANLELHFHLIEDQAFSAIPIRTEQFPLESFSRFLLPQLLPHINRILYLDVDILVRGNLLAFFQQDLQGYPIGAVVESDIYQYYQWYLDSLGFSAQDPYFSSGVLLMDLEALRQEGASQALIQAGLEKAADYKFPDQDILNLYFKNRFKQLEAAYNYTDVRKMNRELADHQILIEHFNGDIKPWHALSKIPDYLKPSAQLYHSYQQKFAEMTQKPLVSLIVLMTADSQQLKTCLESIAEQSYRRLDVLLVQHQKQADKQALLETYLTDQRFSLHNLNCQPDELASKSLALAKGDYVSFVKDSDWLDSHYVAKLLASSQQTDADISLTSFTVYDQKEAVYRFFEEEFAESQLLNGPDMLAAMYQMRWFETERQRDLRGKLYSRQLLSAAFLQEAVSSQILAIHLYLQAQKIVVAPHKLYIRRIMEQPDTISDLRQEVSTLLYLHDCLVKANLMTTDYSDYLFERLKAIRQQVFLRHDSVFSRELDRKLEELGRIYPTYPN